AGCAATTTTATTGTTTGACAAAACGTTGAGAATATTCGTTGCTCggaataatgatgatgagaTTGGAGGCTGGATTTGCAATTTTATATAAATGCGAAACTCGAGCAACTCTCACCTCGTGAAGACGTCGAATTCGAAGTTAGAAATATAATCGTTGCAGGTGAGATCTATCGTGGATTTCAATGCCATAGCTTGCAGCCCCGAGCTAATTGGATGCACTTGATTAAGCTCGTGTCTAAATATTTTCCATGGAACGAGGGTGCTAAAACGAAGAGAACAAAGCGAGTTAGTCCCAATTAACGAAATAATTTGCAATTGAGGGGGTGGGAATATAAACTCGGGAAGTTGAAAATCAGTTAACAGTTTGCAGGTCGTTTAAAGTTTGGTGAAAAGCTTCTATTTCGATGCTCATTATCACTTTGCTAAACTTTCAACTAACAGAGTTTCATCGTATGCTGATGCAttttaaagagaaaaaactacGAATGCTTTCTTCGCATCGAAACAAATCTCCCCATCCTACGCGCCAGTCGATGGAGCTGCCGCGTCGAGTCGGAAACAGCTGTCACAAACAGTTTCACAAGTCCGTGATAATTGCAATTTTAACGATGAGCATCGTCGTCTCTGAGCAGTGAAATTCCGTTTCTCTCACATTTTCATCGTGTACGCGAAGGATCCCGATGAGTTCGGAATCTCATAATtcctattttcattaattattcACGGAGAAAACAAGTTTCCGAATGCGACTTCGACGCGATAATCTAACAAGAGTTTCTAACAAGATGCAATTAAATAAATCGAAAGAAGCGAAATCAAATGAATGCGTCAATGGAAATTGGAACGACGGTGAAACTCAAGCGAATTCCCTTCaaaattttccttcttttcattTGTCGGTAAAACAGATATTTTTTCGCAATCTCcgtcaacgttttttcgataCAAAACGACTTTATAGCGAATTGAATAATAAAGGAATAAAATCGTTCGTTTCATTGTCGAATAATTTTCGTTTGAGCGCTACGAATGTATGCCAAAAAACTGGCATGCGATAAATAGTTTGACGGGAGAGCACAAGAAAATAAGAATATTTCGAACGATCTCGTTGAaaacgcgaagaaaaaaacgataacaaAGCACAAACACCCGAATCAACGGTCATTCTAttgagttcgaaaaaaaagaacaatgaaaaatgactCAAATCGACCGAACGACACTCAAATTCcaaaaacaaaacttttttttccaagttatTTCACGAGTTCGTGTATCAAAACATTGGATGTCGGTCACTCAGAGGTCAGAGACATCTGTAAAAGTGTCCGGCCCTTGGAAGTATTTTCGCTCCCATGCATTTGACGtgcaaacatttttcgaattaGTTTAGTGCCGGAGGATGGGGGCTGGGATTCAGTCAGTGTTTTATTCTATAGGTTAAGGTTCAAAAAGCCTATACGAAAATGATAACCCTCGGAAAAAGTTTAATTATACGAACATATCCGGAAAAAGAAGATTTCCGAGCTTTCATTGTCGTAGACAGTTATAGATTAGAGTAATAGAAAAAGTCAAGTTAAACAGCTAATTGGGAGGGAGTTACGGAGTTGGTTTTATTTGactgaataaaaatcgttattatCGTGTTACGGTTAACCTCGCAGAGCACTTATCGTGCACTACTTCCCGTTGACGTATAACAATTGAACaattatatagatatatataaatttgcATATATATGAATGTTCATTGCGTACGTGTCAAAAGTATATACCTAtcgattcgaaatataatacaTATTTAATAGAAAGTGTGGTTGCTTAGCGAACAGCGGCACAGCAAACTCGAATATGCAtcaatgtatagatatatacaaGAGAGCAAGGTCGATTGGGTAGAAACTTCAGGAAGCGTGGTGTGAAAGACGTCAATATTTGGTTTTGAGTAATTTCTCAATCTTTGATCACGTATTTATACGTTTCTTCTGATTTTCAAACGATTGGGAATGATGGGCTTGAAAAAGTTTCGTGTGAGTAATAAATGTTGCGAGAAGTGCATCAGTATATCGACGGATTTAAATAAATCTATTTTCGAATGAGGTTTTCAATTCTATAAATCATGCTTCGGATAATAAGTGCTTTGTCACgattatgaagaaaaatttgtgaaacaTCGACAAGAAAAACTGGTGAATACAGGTATAtagagagaatgaaagaaCGTTGCAGTTAGGTTAGGTCTCCACTTCTCTACCGTTGGTCGTGTGACCCGCCGAGCCTGCTCTCGAAACTCGAAACACTTCAGTGCCGGTCCGAACGTGAACGATTGCGCTGTCTCCCTGCGAGCTGCTCGTATCGCAAATCCCCTGACTCATCTTGtgcaacttttttctcgataaacttttattttattggaaaGTTATATCGAGTACTTGGGTAAGTCAGAAGATTGATTGAGACGCTTGAAAATTAGACGATTAATTGTTCTTTCATCTCTTATGTCACGCTTGTTATCGCCggaaaattgtgaaatttttggtttttcgcgaaaaaacaCCGGGGcgaaaaaatctgtaaaaattCCTTGTCGCgcgtgtcagtgaatctgaaaaaatggaagattGGAATCTTCTCAGAAGCTTCGTACTActtgcatttttatttcgtaaatATTGCTTCCGCCTAGCATCCTCTATTCCGTAGTACGAGCCCCAATGGCGCATCTTGCGAATTGAATGTCTCGCCGACAGATGTCTGTACTTGCCTACTCGATTCCGTACGTGCCGCGCGAGAGCTACTCAGCTCTCAACGTACTCTTCCAACCATCCTTCACGACCTCCTAAAACGACTTAGtttaaatatttgaatattctcCGATAACAcgaccttttttctttttataactCAATTCTCTTTCTCAATGAGTACATTCAAGGACGAATATGGTAgcaatattttgttttcatccaCGATAATCTCCGAGCATCGATCGCGGTGTGCCGCacgtgcacgaaaaaaaatcggttcGGAAAATTGATCGATTTTCTTAGAATCTGGCTCGAGTATAGCGCTGCAGAATTTCTGGCTAAATGAATTGACAAAAATGCTCGTTTCAGGATTCACGAAAATTGCACTACTTTCGAAttaggaagagaaaaaaaagaacagaaaatCGAGAATGCGCATTTTGGGATATTTAATTCCGGGGGGGCTACATCAAATTTCTCGCAATTTCGCAGGCACGTACACTcgcacgaaaaaaatcataattttacCCGCTTGTCCTGAGCTCGAGTGTTTCTATCTCCCGCGTATTTTCGAGGTTAAATAAATCACTGAATTTTCGTGCATGCCTTTTTCGAAGAATTGACATTTTcgtcagaaattttttttaaactcaaaTTAATTAAGAGAAGTGAGCTTTCGTTCAAGTTATTTCCTGTcgacatttttatcatttttaagtCGCTTCCACCGAACTAAAAAAAGACTTTCCTTTAATGAGTTTCCTGTAACCTCGTTTATAGGTTCTTTGAACTGCTAACGATGACAGCCGTTAACTTCTGAATGCAAACAAGTGCACGTACATTTTAGTATTTATAGAcgtgattttttgaaatacgaaaatacACGATAAAAACTGATTGCAgcgagaaagagtgagagcgaATAGCGAGTGTGTTTGTTTCCCCAACCATTCCCAATCGCTGATAAAAACAAgtaaacaaggaaaaataaagttttgttttgttcTCGACGATTAATCGACTGGTTATATTTTGGCAGTTATGAGCGGAAATCAGGATTACAAATCGGCCAAGTCGATTTACGACTTTGAGGCGAACTCGATAAAGGGCGATGTCGTACCTTTGTCAAAGTACGTTTACGAGTTATTCGTACTCTAATGAATTAGTGATTACGATTATCCACTAAGTTTATCTTTCAAACACAAAACTGATTGCACCgacatttattcaaatttcagtTACAAAGACCACGTTTGCTTGATCGTTAATGTGGCATCGAAATGTGGTCTCACAGCCACCAATTACAAGGAGCTCAACGAGCTTTACGACAAATATGCAGATTCGAAGggtaaaaaacattattttcaagCAAATTTATTGGAATGcctgaaaaaatcgtaaaagtgAAATGAAATCTTGGGAACGAAGTTTTACACAATTCCATTGATCTTcaggtttgaaaattttggcaTTCCCATGCAACCAATTCAACGGCCAAGAGCCAGGAACACCGGAGGACATTTGCAGTTTCGCCGATCGTCAAAAGGTGAAATTCGACCTTTTCGAGAAGATTGACGTTAACGGTGAGAACACGCATCCACTATGGAAGTACTTGAAGAAGGAACAGGGTGGAATCCTGGGCAACTTCATCAAGtggaatttcacgaaattcatcGTCGACAAAGAGGGCAAAGTAGTTGAGCGCCACGGACCAAACGTTGATCCCAGCCAGTTGGAATCTCATCTCGAGAAGTACTTTTGAGACGAGCAAATCTCAGATTATCCCAAAAGCGCATTTGTGAAAGAaccaaaaacaacaacaactgAATCAAATTATTACGCACTCTATTAATTTCGCTCAATCATTCACATCGTAGCGCTTACTGTCATGCTTGTTAAATTACCTCTGCGATTTTCTCAGTTGTAGCAACTGTCGTAGTCCTTGAAACAAACTTTTTcgatcttgattttttttaatacaatttttgttttttactaCTCGAAAAATATCTCAATTCGTACAGTTTTTTCCAATATACGCTTATTAATTCGTAAGAACTCACGACACTTCGTGTACCAAGCGAAATTCTTTAAGTTggaaaacaaatatattttgttacgtaaaaaatgcttttttaaGTTAATCGATAGTCTGCATAGGGAATCTTTCACGCGTACGTGTATAATGGGGACCATGTACTATCTCGTGATGAATTAcgtatttaataaataatattgtcTCAACGAGTCCATTCGTCATGAGTAAATTATTATAGTTTAGAAGATAAGCGATTCCTGGAAGACTGGAGACGAAATTTtgtgttgaaattttcaaatgtttgtACGCActggacaaatttttttttaaggctaTTGAGAGTATCGCGAAAAAGCTTTTTAGTACCGAAAGGAAATTTCGTTTTCGGCGAAGTTCTTTGGAATCAGcgattttcttttaatctCGTGAACATTCGAATAATCAACATtaattcattcgatttttctcctgAAACAGATTTGTAATCCCGAAGTAATTGTGTTGCTGATTTCCATCCTTGCAGATTGATGCCGAGtgtgtcaataaaaatttttaggACGTAAATTTAAACAGCACGAAAATGAGAagtaaaacgaatttttttcataaaaaaatcacgtCCCAGCTGCAGGAAAGgaacgaaatgaaaacaaaattgagaGGAAAGTCTCGAAGGCTTAGCCGTGATGCGCTGTCCTAGAAAATCAAATTAACCCTGAATCCTACGCTAACGAATCGGGTCTTCCTGACCCGGAGAAAAATCCTCTCGAAATTCCCTCATTTATGActcgtttttattattattattattattattattatcctaATGCGCAGTCCGTTGGGAAATAGAAATTCGTAGGAGAGTCGAAGGCCTGGGTCATCGAGACCCGAAGTAATGAGAGCAGAAGCTAAAAATCCATACGAATTCtgtaaattgagaaaaattctcggtcctttcataattttttcttttcctttcgaaCGGAACGTCGCAGATCGAAGCAGCTGAAACGTCAACTTTTGGAGCGGAGGCACCTCGCATCGGCTTCCCATTTTCGTCGCACTTTCCGTTTATGGACGGAGTTTCGTTACGCATGGAAAAGAGATTCTTCGAATAACCCGATGATCGCTCAACGCCTACATAATTCGGTGACTAAGCGAGTATATAGGTGCGATAACATGCACGCGATACACGGAAAATCGTACGCACACGCAGCGACGCATACCACGCGCGAACGGAGAAGCGGAAGTGCCCAAGAGATGGAGATAAAAAATCGGGTATCGGACAAATCCGTATGGAAAGTCGAACCTCGTCATGGAGACACTTCGTGTacgctcgagaaaaaaaatgttatctaAAAATATCGGTGATTGAACCGCTTTCATAGATTCTTTCTCAAGGTCGTCACAGACACGGGAGCCAAGCCGAAAGTTCGTTAAATCCCAGCCTCCTGAAATGTTTTTGAGCCATTTCGTACACGGgaattaaaaagtaaaaattaccgtcagagaaataaaaactggAGAGAGCCTCGAATGTTTGAACATTTTTGGAGTGCGGAGcgtaaattttcataaattcacaAAATAAGTTTAAAgtgtaaattttcatgtaaattaTATAAAATCCTCGTGGAAGAACGCACATTTTCTGTGAcgtttgaagaattttatttgttttcatgTAAATTAACATAAAATGTGAATTTACATTAAATTGCatgtgaattttcataaaaataaaaaaaaaatccttcagATTAGAGGAAATGTTATTCTCCATGAAAACTAAGGCTTAACActgtaaaaatttccaagCATCTAGGGCTGTCCGAGTGCCCGAGTGTAACGGTAATTTTTACCTTTCGATAATCTCCGTGTGGGTGTCCGCATCGATTTTTCGGTCGTTAGGAATCGTTCAGAAGCACTTTTTCACGTTCCGAGCATTTTCCCCGGCCGAGAATtacgaggaggaaaaaaaactgggAAATTGATGAGCACATTTTTGTCACTGCATTTTGAATGTTgcagaaagaaggaaaaaagcacAAACTCGAATCCCTTTGGGAAGGTGAGCGCGTGGAGTAAATGGAGAAGGTTAAGTGAGCGATTGGCATGTTTTCCCGGGAGTGGTGATCTTCTCACGTATCTGCTTGAAGTGGAACAGCGGGCACGAGGCGTTTTAGCTCGTAGCATCGCGAGGAGAGCCACTTTGGTTACCGTTCAGCAAAgtgttttctattttctcaTTGTGCACCGGAAATGTGTTTATTATTGGATCAGAGACGCGATGAAAATGGAGCCAGGGTGGCTGCGTGGGTTTGCCAGGGGCGGGAAAATGCCAGGCCACGAAAACCCGGAGAGACTTAAAAGTGGGAATAATAATTCATGAGCGCGCGAGATAAATAAACAGAGTAAGCTACGGCGGGGGGAAAATGAAACTGTTTGTaatgagaaacgaagaaaatgggaaTAAAAACGCAGCGAACGGCTCTGCCACGTACGCAGACGAGAGTTACTGGCCCCCGAGAGAATACGTAAAAGATACTCGCCCCTCCCCGCCCTTCCTCGCCTCTCTCGAACTATAATTAGTCGTCCTTGCTTGCACGTCGCTCATCTAAACTCGTATGCCACCCGCCTCCATTCATAGAACGGCGCAACGACGTACCAGCGATAGCACACAACGAGCTCCGGAATACCAGGCACAACACACGGACTCGTATATATGTCATACCCCTGCTATCGCTGAGTACATAGTAACAAGTGCGTATGGGCGACTTTGTGTGAAATCTGCCATTCGAGGGACTCTGACCCCATTCTTGCTGGCTGTTCAATCTGCGACGATTCGTCGCGAAATCCGGTGGCCTTTTGGCTCGAATTTTGAGGATCTTGGATCGAGAGGGCTGAAAAACAGGCGCTCGGTGATATCCAACGATCCACTATTCTCGAGGAGCCTCAGAATTATCGCGATTCTGGGACGCTGACGTTTCTGGGAAACTCGCACCGAACGGTGCGAACTTCCGAATGACGTGGAATCGTCAAAATCCTACGACGCTGGAACTCCTGGGGTCGGAGTGCAAAGGAATTTAGTTTCTTTTGACGGTGGCccagtttttttgtttaacCTGTGAAAACTTGCCAACAGGAGGGAAGTTTCTGGGTCAGACTTCGTAGGTGCGGGGAATAAGAGAATTTGGGAAATTGGGACGACGAGAGTCGAGGGAAATGTGAAGAATGTTGATCTCCGCGATTccaagttttcatttttcttcccgaATCATTCTGGACGGAAATGATACGAACCTTCCAACCGGGACTGCGGTTCCCGCGACTCAATACCCCGCGATTTCGTAAATTCTTGGAAACAGAATGCAAAGAAAAGGATTCAACGGTTGATCCAGTTGCTCGGTGGAATTTCAGGATTTCCGCGACCTTTCGACCTCGGGGGCTCCGAGCAACGGCGGCTCGAACGTGCGGGAACGTTTCGTTAAATGTGACCCAGAACCGGTCGGCGTTCCAGATTTTATTTCGTCTTGAGAGGTCGAAACGGAGGAAAGGGAATGTCGAACGACGGTGCGAGTCTTCTTTGTCGCACGGGAGGCGCGGCGAGGTGACCACGCACCCCGGAGACTTCCCCGGGCCCTCTCCTCGAACGTGGTGCATCCCTGACATGACCTATCCCCTTCGCCACGGGCCAGCTGACACGACGTTGTTTTTAGTCGGTCTGCCAGCAATCCTGACGCGTATCGTTGACCTCGCCCACTTTTCTCATTAAGGTAAGAGCCCCGCGACGACGCCTCTTCCTTTTCGGCTCTAATGAAAACTCCCCGTTATGAGTGGCGGCTCTCGCAGCCTCGCGAGAGCCCGGTGCCTCCTCAGGTGCTTTTTATTACGCGCTCGTGTCGCGGGCCAATTGCGCTCTCGATTATTCCTCGTCATTCGCCCTCCGGATACGAACCTCCGAGGATTCATCGATCCACTTTTTCCTCTCGACCTCCTCCAATTAATTCTTCTTTCCCCTCTGCGAGGATTCCCCGAGCCAACTCGTCCCGAGAGCTCTCCCTCCTTCCCAGCAGCAGCTTCTCCAATTAATCCTCGAGAACTCGACGCTCTTTCGTCTCCTGCAAATAATATCGACGGCACCGCATCGAAATTCCAATCGTCCGAAGCCACCGTGCTTCTATGAACCAAAACACTCTCCTTTGTGGGGGCTCAAACACCTCGAGGATCCTCGAACCACAGAGCTTTGGGGAAGCTCGCAACTAATCAGTGGCGGGACAACAATTCGTCATCGAATTAACTCGTCAAAGCGAACAAACGATGCTCGTTGGTCGGACAATTCGATCAATCGTCGAGTTTACTCGAATTGGggcaaaaaaatggattttttttcgggaGTACTTTTTCGATGGGAAGCATTTTTATAAGGGAAAgacaaatgaaaatgaattttagaaACTGAAATTGAGAAAGTTTATTCGAACTGATTTTTCCTCCGTCGCTGATCGTCGGCTCCGCGAACTTTGCTGCTCCCAGGATAGCAGACGATTTTTCCATTATCTTACACACGCTGGAGATAGCAATTTTAAGCGCGTGGAGCGATAAGCGAGGATTATGAAAACGAAGCGGAAGGGAGCGTCGAGCATTGGAGAGCTCGTCGAAGCGTCCCGATACCGCGTCGGTGTATTTCCCACGAAATTTATCCGTTTACCGATAATTATTCAATGGAAAAAAGCGCCGAATGAAAACGCTGATGGAATCGATTATTCGAGTGGATTCGCGGGGCGGCGAAGAGGGCTCGAGCCTCGAACGAGTCGAGCATTAAAACCAACGGGAAAGTGCACGCGCACTTTATGCCCCGAACAAGAAACGAATAagtaaaacgaatttttccatcTAATTGCGTCATCAGAACGGATCCGGATCGAGCAACGCCGGATGTTTGCTTAAGGCGCTGGAAAAACGAAGATTTCGCACGGGCGCCAGGGCCCCTCTCCCCCGGGGCGCATAAACCGCGAGCGAACAAAGATCCTGATCCGATGGAAGCGTCACATTTCCCGAGTGCTTTTCCCCGTCCAACGAGAACCTCCGATCCGACTGATTATGcagaatttctcaaatttccaTCTCCATTACCATCCGATTAATTTCCACGCTCGCTCATCCGTCCCGAGCTCCTCAATTGAGCAAACATTCTTATCCCGAACGGAAACTCTTTTAGTTCCATCGTCCGAAGCGTTCTCCGCGTGTTTCCCCGGAGGCCAGCGTTGCTCGACGCGTCAGCAGACTCGCCTCGGCCCTCGACGCAAATGCGACTGGAAAACTAACGAACAATTAAAAATATGTGCAATTCTCTTACAAACGGCTCGTGACACTAAATCATCTCGAGTAAATATGCGCGTCGCACGTTCATCACGAACGCGCACTTTCAGATGCACTTTTATTAACCTTTATTATGTAACCGACACGTGTACGCGGTGTATGATTCTGAAGTTTgcatcgatggaaaaaaacgaaaattgaaatttcaaatattcaggCTTCTTTTCGGGAATCACTTTTGGAGGCTAACAGCAATATGTAGCCAAAATAgggtattacacctttttttgaaaactctttcaaaataatcctgagatcgtaataaaccagtggaatttttatttaaattttataagaccgaaaagtgtcttaaaaactattttttatttataattttgaattttcgcgcggaaacgctagccgccGTGTTCTTgcggtttgtgacgtcactccgttagtaaacaatacgaTTGCGAAAGAGCAAGcaacaagatttgtgaatataatgagttataatagtatatcattggtgtctcgtgcctgaatgCGA
This sequence is a window from Venturia canescens isolate UGA chromosome 8, ASM1945775v1, whole genome shotgun sequence. Protein-coding genes within it:
- the LOC122414341 gene encoding probable phospholipid hydroperoxide glutathione peroxidase isoform X2, whose translation is MSGNQDYKSAKSIYDFEANSIKGDVVPLSNYKDHVCLIVNVASKCGLTATNYKELNELYDKYADSKGLKILAFPCNQFNGQEPGTPEDICSFADRQKVKFDLFEKIDVNGENTHPLWKYLKKEQGGILGNFIKWNFTKFIVDKEGKVVERHGPNVDPSQLESHLEKYF
- the LOC122414341 gene encoding probable phospholipid hydroperoxide glutathione peroxidase isoform X1, with amino-acid sequence MRILGYLIPGGLHQISRNFAVMSGNQDYKSAKSIYDFEANSIKGDVVPLSNYKDHVCLIVNVASKCGLTATNYKELNELYDKYADSKGLKILAFPCNQFNGQEPGTPEDICSFADRQKVKFDLFEKIDVNGENTHPLWKYLKKEQGGILGNFIKWNFTKFIVDKEGKVVERHGPNVDPSQLESHLEKYF